One region of Oryza sativa Japonica Group chromosome 5, ASM3414082v1 genomic DNA includes:
- the LOC9271168 gene encoding uncharacterized protein encodes MQSASCPAPALALATGRPAERKTKQRLIRARTTTLQSSGLHHLFINLLPHDVAYVSSRSINLSSRQTAYIHLAHMEALPDIYPLTGLQIGDMQSYVSRAFLYFAPLSKKVFILVDNQPWRSSKQSRSARLWQFMVTKYRMSPFANSRALPCSGRNTSSATAAAAAAADGECSMAARRWFEVVDLRLALHGFLVFEVSWRDVHGINYLNELLTDTSLALEARYMKKWEFYSAEQAAGCTKLWFLGRAPEAEALRGYLTTLYSLSQDNVVDNDDKDNNNINTSTSNMRRLIHQQIRRSSSSESDKKKEDADDEDDQAPSSSSSYTDTLILLRSRDSALPMKLRQIIMSDIRLLTLLESGLPSWVIFLQSYPLLCLLYRPWMRPLARTLYLLVSLATVIIGFYDLYKNVPLLKAAAARVCGPLFGWIETWDMVTRIQYLGTILFLRNHLRKCLQGMVALLRMARAVLRPLSAPLSAIAGPLLAACGEVCELLGDLAEALWAPLDAVLDCLNPLVQALLLPLRFAASLASCAGSLLSNTYNFGKDIWETVSSMFELNHMAEAQHSAFDVSLLKSLWNDLFSQIFRAIRSILNGILLFFASCNRHRLSIYNHVQARLRHMLHVSRLAPYSCPCKTKRRLEGHDKDEDDVVECDICK; translated from the exons ATGCAATCGGCCTCCTGTCCTGCTCCTGCTCTTGCTCTTGCCACCGGCCGTCCGGCTGAAAGGAAAACGAAGCAGCGATTGATAAGAGCAAGAACTACCACCTTGCAATCGTCCGGCCTCCATCATCTCTTTATCAATTTGCTTCCGCACGACGTCGCGTACGTCTCGTCTCG ATCGATCAACCTTAGTAGTAGGCAGACGGCATACATACATCTTGCACACATGGAGGCCTTGCCAGATATCTATCCATTGACAGGGTTGCAAATCGG GGACATGCAATCTTACGTGTCACGGGCGTTCCTGTATTTTGCACCTCTCAGCAAGAAGGTGTTCATTCTGGTGGATAACCAGCCATGGCGGTCGAGCAAGCAATCTCGATCGGCAAGACTCTGGCAGTTCATGGTGACCAAG TACAGGATGTCTCCATTCGCAAACTCGAGGGCGCTCCCTTGCTCCGGCCGGAACACCtcgagcgccaccgccgccgccgcagcagcagccgacgGCGAGTGCagcatggcggcgcggcggtggttcGAGGTGGTGGACCTGAGGCTGGCGCTGCATGGGTTCCTAGTGTTCGAGGTGTCGTGGAGAGACGTGCACGGCATCAACTACCTGAACGAGCTGCTGACGGACACGTCGTTGGCGCTGGAGGCGAGGTACATGAAGAAATGGGAGTTCTACAGCGCGGAGCAGGCGGCCGGCTGCACCAAGCTCTGGTTCCTTGGCCGCGCCCCCGAGGCTGAGGCGCTGCGCGGCTACCTCACCACCCTCTACTCCCTGTCCCAAGACAACGTCGTTGATAACGACGACAAGGACAACAATAATAttaatactagtactagtaataTGCGGCGGCTGATTCATCAACAGATCCgacgttcgtcgtcgtcggagtcggACAAGAAGAAGGAGGACGCCGATGATGAGGATGATCAGGCGCcttcttcgtcttcttcctACACCGACACGCTGATCCTGCTCCGGTCCAGGGACAGCGCGCTGCCGATGAAGCTGAGGCAGATCATCATGTCGGACATCCGGCTGCTGACGCTGCTGGAGTCTGGCCTGCCGTCGTGGGTCATCTTCCTGCAGTCGTACCCGCTGCTGTGCCTGCTATACAGGCCGTGGATGAGGCCCCTGGCGCGGACGCTCTACCTGCTGGTCTCCCTGGCCACCGTCATCATCGGCTTCTACGACCTGTACAAGAACGTGCCGCTGCtcaaggccgcggcggcgcgcgtgtgTGGGCCGCTCTTCGGCTGGATCGAGACGTGGGACATGGTCACCCGGATCCAGTACCTGGGCACCATCCTCTTCCTCCGGAACCACCTGCGCAAGTGCCTGCAGGGGATGGTGGCCCTGCTGCGCATGGCCAGGGCGGTGCTCCGTCCGCTGTCGGCTCCGCTGTCGGCCATCGCGGGGCCCCTCCTGGCCGCCTGCGGCGAGGTATGCGAGCTGCTGGGCGACCTGGCGGAGGCGCTGTGGGCGCCCTTGGACGCCGTCCTGGACTGCCTCAACCCGCTGGTCCAGGCGCTGCTCCTTCCGCTGCGTTTCGCGGCCTCTCTTGCTTCCTGCGCGGGCTCGCTGCTCTCCAACACCTACAACTTCGGCAAGGACATCTGGGAGACGGTGAGCAGCATGTTCGAGCTCAACCACATGGCCGAGGCGCAGCACAGCGCCTTCGACGTCTCCTTGCTCAAGTCTCTCTGGAACGATCTCTTCTCCCAG ATCTTCCGGGCAATCAGGAGCATACTGAATGGTATACTGCTCTTCTTTGCATCTTGCAACAGGCATAGGCTCAG
- the LOC9268609 gene encoding uncharacterized protein isoform X1 codes for MVVAVASPSSAPGPGAAGRPHPTYKEMILRALKELPDPIISSRRAIAKYISDNFSGLPSHHDALLTVHLRRLRSQGLLLMSGHSYLLSTSATAARGRGRGRPPKKASSSAPPQKRGPGRPRKNTALFPVPVLEAKPGRGRPRKNPLPVASSTSSAAAAATALSLRVKRGPGRPRKNAAATPLRLGVKRGPGRPRKNAAATPLRLGAKRGPGRPRKNATATPLSLGVKRGPGRPRKNAAAAASPVAPPPASPLKRGVGRPRKNATPLVKPGPGRPSGFKRGPGRPRKNATPPVLSVPPTAAAVLGVKRGRGRPRKDKPLQSWSVLSGGAAMTKRGPGRPRKKRPLEAGGVVAAQVDTADGGEAGAVQNGGEVRCLLSDGASSMGNRGPGSPRKEVLLENEPTVSTLVGKRGRGRPKKEKPSAARPAETGDAKSMGIKRGRGRPRKDSSFQAVFAEAAGQVSRDVTAAQPEGDADLLARKEPETAAVVSVENKETRPADAGGVVVSEEKTSIDPVEAGSVMPCVNAEVDRMNSDLRTANP; via the exons atggtcgtcgccgtcgcctcaccttcgtcggcgccggggccgggcgccgccggccgcccccaCCCGACCTACAAGGAG ATGATCCTGCGGGCGCTCAAGGAGCTTCCAGATCCGATCATCTCCAGCCGCCGTGCCATCGCCAAGTACATCTCCGACAACTTCTCCGGCCTCCCTTCTCACCACGACGCGCTCCTCACCGttcacctccgccgcctcagGTCACAGGGCCTTCTCCTCATGTCTGGACACTCGTACCTTCtctccacctccgccaccgccgctcgaggacggggacgaggacgaccGCCCAAGAAagcttcctcctccgcgccgcctcaAAAGCGCGGACCCGGCCGACCCCGCAAGAATACAGCCCTGTTTCCGGTTCCTGTGCTTGAGGCGAAGCCTGGGCGCGGGCGACCCCGGAAGAACCCTCTCCCTGTGgcttcctccacctcctctgctgctgctgctgctacggcGTTGAGCCTGAGAGTGAAGCGGGGACCTGGGAGGCCGCGCAAGAATGCTGCTGCTACCCCGTTGAGACTGGGAGTGAAGCGGGGACCTGGGAGGCCGCGCAAGAATGCTGCTGCTACCCCGTTGAGACTGGGAGCGAAGCGGGGACCTGGGAGACCGCGCAAGAATGCCACTGCTACGCCGTTGAGCCTGGGAGTTAAGCGGGGACCTGGGAGGCCGCGCAagaatgctgctgctgctgcctctccCGTTGCTCCGCCGCCTGCATCTCCACTGAAGCGGGGTGTTGGACGCCCAAGGAAGAACGCCACTCCTCTAGTCAAGCCTGGACCTGGGAGGCCGTCTGGATTCAAACGTGGACCAGGCCGCCCTCGCAAGAATGCCACTCCTCCTGTGCTGTCAGTGCCacccactgctgctgctgtgttgGGAGTGAAGCGTGGCCGTGGGCGCCCTAGAAAGGATAAACCATTGCAATCTTGGTCTGTGCTCTCTGGCGGTGCTGCAATGACTAAGAGAGGGCCTGGGAGGCCAAGAAAGAAGAGGCCACTGGAAGCTGGAGGTGTTGTGGCAGCACAGGTAGACACTGCAGATGGAGGTGAGGCTGGAGCCGTTCAAAATGGAGGTGAAGTTAGGTGTCTGCTCTCTGATGGTGCTTCTTCAATGGGGAACAGAGGGCCTGGGAGTCCTAGGAAGGAGGTGCTATTGGAAAATGAACCTACAGTTTCTACATTGGTGGGAAAGAGAGGCCGTGGCCGTCCAAAAAAGGAGAAACCATCAGCAGCAAGGCCTGCTGAAACTGGAGATGCTAAATCAATGGGGATCAAGAGAGGTCGCGGAAGACCAAGAAAGGACAGTTCCTTTCAAGCTGTGTTTGCAGAAGCTGCAGGTCAGGTGTCAAGAGATGTCACAGCAGCTCAGCCCGAAGGAGATGCAGATTTACTGGCAAGGAAGGAACCAGAGACTGCAGCTGTAGTTTCGGTGGAGAACAAAGAAACTAGGCCTGCAGATGCTGGGGGTGTTGTGGTTTCTGAAGAGAAGACATCGATTGATCCGGTGGAGGCTGGAAGTGTAATGCCATGTGTTAATGCAGAAGTTGATCGCATGAACTCTGACCTGCGCACTGCTAATCCATAG
- the LOC9268609 gene encoding origin recognition complex subunit 4 isoform X2, which translates to MILRALKELPDPIISSRRAIAKYISDNFSGLPSHHDALLTVHLRRLRSQGLLLMSGHSYLLSTSATAARGRGRGRPPKKASSSAPPQKRGPGRPRKNTALFPVPVLEAKPGRGRPRKNPLPVASSTSSAAAAATALSLRVKRGPGRPRKNAAATPLRLGVKRGPGRPRKNAAATPLRLGAKRGPGRPRKNATATPLSLGVKRGPGRPRKNAAAAASPVAPPPASPLKRGVGRPRKNATPLVKPGPGRPSGFKRGPGRPRKNATPPVLSVPPTAAAVLGVKRGRGRPRKDKPLQSWSVLSGGAAMTKRGPGRPRKKRPLEAGGVVAAQVDTADGGEAGAVQNGGEVRCLLSDGASSMGNRGPGSPRKEVLLENEPTVSTLVGKRGRGRPKKEKPSAARPAETGDAKSMGIKRGRGRPRKDSSFQAVFAEAAGQVSRDVTAAQPEGDADLLARKEPETAAVVSVENKETRPADAGGVVVSEEKTSIDPVEAGSVMPCVNAEVDRMNSDLRTANP; encoded by the coding sequence ATGATCCTGCGGGCGCTCAAGGAGCTTCCAGATCCGATCATCTCCAGCCGCCGTGCCATCGCCAAGTACATCTCCGACAACTTCTCCGGCCTCCCTTCTCACCACGACGCGCTCCTCACCGttcacctccgccgcctcagGTCACAGGGCCTTCTCCTCATGTCTGGACACTCGTACCTTCtctccacctccgccaccgccgctcgaggacggggacgaggacgaccGCCCAAGAAagcttcctcctccgcgccgcctcaAAAGCGCGGACCCGGCCGACCCCGCAAGAATACAGCCCTGTTTCCGGTTCCTGTGCTTGAGGCGAAGCCTGGGCGCGGGCGACCCCGGAAGAACCCTCTCCCTGTGgcttcctccacctcctctgctgctgctgctgctacggcGTTGAGCCTGAGAGTGAAGCGGGGACCTGGGAGGCCGCGCAAGAATGCTGCTGCTACCCCGTTGAGACTGGGAGTGAAGCGGGGACCTGGGAGGCCGCGCAAGAATGCTGCTGCTACCCCGTTGAGACTGGGAGCGAAGCGGGGACCTGGGAGACCGCGCAAGAATGCCACTGCTACGCCGTTGAGCCTGGGAGTTAAGCGGGGACCTGGGAGGCCGCGCAagaatgctgctgctgctgcctctccCGTTGCTCCGCCGCCTGCATCTCCACTGAAGCGGGGTGTTGGACGCCCAAGGAAGAACGCCACTCCTCTAGTCAAGCCTGGACCTGGGAGGCCGTCTGGATTCAAACGTGGACCAGGCCGCCCTCGCAAGAATGCCACTCCTCCTGTGCTGTCAGTGCCacccactgctgctgctgtgttgGGAGTGAAGCGTGGCCGTGGGCGCCCTAGAAAGGATAAACCATTGCAATCTTGGTCTGTGCTCTCTGGCGGTGCTGCAATGACTAAGAGAGGGCCTGGGAGGCCAAGAAAGAAGAGGCCACTGGAAGCTGGAGGTGTTGTGGCAGCACAGGTAGACACTGCAGATGGAGGTGAGGCTGGAGCCGTTCAAAATGGAGGTGAAGTTAGGTGTCTGCTCTCTGATGGTGCTTCTTCAATGGGGAACAGAGGGCCTGGGAGTCCTAGGAAGGAGGTGCTATTGGAAAATGAACCTACAGTTTCTACATTGGTGGGAAAGAGAGGCCGTGGCCGTCCAAAAAAGGAGAAACCATCAGCAGCAAGGCCTGCTGAAACTGGAGATGCTAAATCAATGGGGATCAAGAGAGGTCGCGGAAGACCAAGAAAGGACAGTTCCTTTCAAGCTGTGTTTGCAGAAGCTGCAGGTCAGGTGTCAAGAGATGTCACAGCAGCTCAGCCCGAAGGAGATGCAGATTTACTGGCAAGGAAGGAACCAGAGACTGCAGCTGTAGTTTCGGTGGAGAACAAAGAAACTAGGCCTGCAGATGCTGGGGGTGTTGTGGTTTCTGAAGAGAAGACATCGATTGATCCGGTGGAGGCTGGAAGTGTAATGCCATGTGTTAATGCAGAAGTTGATCGCATGAACTCTGACCTGCGCACTGCTAATCCATAG